DNA sequence from the Lysinibacillus sp. OF-1 genome:
ATGGTGTAGAAGCTTTTTTCATTACAGCTTCAATAATTTGGCGCTGACGAATTTGGCGACCAAAATCACCGCGCGGATCTTCGTAACGAATACGTGAAAAAATCAGTGCCTCATTACCGTCTAACGTAATTTCTCCCTCTGGGAAATGATATTCATCAAAAGTTAAATCCATATCATTATTGATGGTTACGCCCCCAAGCGTGTCAATAATTTGTAGAAAACCCTCCATATTAATAAACACATAATAATCAATAGGTATATTTAGAAAATTTTCCACTGTATCTACAGCCATCGGAACGCCACCAAAGGCATAGGCATGATTAATTTTATCAATGGTATCATGACCAATAATTTCTGTACGTGTATCACGGGGAATACTAAGCATTTTCATTGTCTGTTTTTCAGGATTCACAGTAATCACAATCATAGTATCGGAACGGCCGCTATCATCTTTTCGTTCATCGACCCCAAGCATGAGAACCGAGAATGGTTCTTTTTTGATCACTGTTTTTTCTTCGAGTTGTGCAGCATCCGTTGTTTGAATAAGTGGTGTATTTATTTTATTCATAGTTTTTTGGATGGTAAAGTAAGCAGCACCTATAAAAATTAAAAATATTGCTAGTAGGCTACCGACTATCCACAGCCATAATTTTTTCTTGCTCTTTTTCTCTTTTGAGCGTTTCATATTTTTTTCCATACATTAGTCCTTTCTTGCTTAACAATTTTGCCCCTCTTTTTGACGTATTAAGTTGGAAAAAAGTTTATCTAGTCTACTTATATGCATAATGGACGAAAAAAAGACGTACACTAGTATTTACTAAATTAACAGCATACTATTCCCTCATTTGTAAATTCCCTTCCTATTAGAGCCACCTATTAGGCTGACATTCACTTTATTTATTGAAAATTCATTATTATTAATATATAATTTTAAGATACACTGTATCTATAATAGAAACAATTAATATAACTTATTTTAGGAGGAATGACCCTATGTTTCAAAATAGAAGAGAGAAACTAGTTTCCTATATGCAGCAACAGCAAATTGATGTGGCGATCCTTGTACCTGGGTCGAATATGTCTTATTTTACAGGTCTCCAGTTAAAGCAAAGTGAACGCTTAACGTTAGTGGCTATCACGGCTAACAATCAATTATATTTTCTAGTACCACAAGTAGAACTAACAAAAGTTGATACGGAGTGTGCGAATGCTATCGTATCTTATTCAGATGAAGAGGGACCGACACAGGCCATCTGGCAATTAAAAAAAGAGCTGGGAGCGTCGCAAACACTTGGTGTGGAATTTGACACGATGCACGTAAAGGAACAAAAAGCAATCGAACACCTTACATATAACAATTTATGTGACATCGGTGAATCCATTCGTGAACTCCGTATGAAAAAAGAGCATCATGAAATAGCCTTGATGCGACAGGCTGTACAAATTGCAGAAGAAAGTCTTGAAGCAACATTGCCAACGATACGAGCTGGTGTTTCAGAAATGGAAGTCGCTGCACAATTAGAATATGAAATGAGACGACGTGGTTCAGAGGGAACACCTTTTGGAACCATTGTGGCATCAGGTTACCGAGGAGCGCTTCCCCACGGCAGAGCAAGCATGAAAAAAATAGAGACAGGCGAATTGATCGTCATCGACTTTGGGGCCATTTATAAGGGCTATGTGGCAGATATGACTAGAACGGTAGCTTTAGGGGAGATTTCTCCAACTTTAAAAACGATTTACAGCATTGTTAAACAAGCCAATGAAACGGCAATAGAAGCGATCAAACCAGGCATGACAGCACATGACATCGATGCTATAGCAAGAGGCATTATTCACGCCGCAGGCTATGGTGACAATTTCACACACCGACTTGGCCATGGTATTGGTTTAAGTGCACATGAGGAACCTTATATCATGCAGCATAATCAGCTAGTATTAAAACCTGGTATGGCATTTACAGTGGAGCCAGGTATCTACGTTCAGGATGTCGGCGGTGTTCGTATCGAGGATAATTTAATTGTTACAGAAAATGGTTATAAGAATTTAATGACCTATTCGAAAGAATTAATCATTTTATAAGGCTGGTGCGCACAATGTTAAATATGATGAAAATACAAAAAGATATGCCGCTACTAGAGCACTATATTTATTTAAACACGGCTGCTGCTTCTGCCATGCCCCAGCCAGTAGTGGATGTAATGACTAGCTATCTTCAAAAACAAGCGAGTATTGGTCCCTACTTACCCTCTTTTCGTCAAGAAATATATGCACAGGTAGAGCGTATACGAGAGAAAAGCGCATTATTTATCGGCGCCAAAAAAGAAGAAATTGCCTTTGTGCCAAACGGTTCAATGGCTATTAATTATATAGCAGGGGGCTTGCAATGGGAACAAGGTGATGAGGTCATTGTGCTCGATACAGAAATGTTAAGTAACTATGTGCCTTGGCTTGCCCTTCAGCAACAAGGTGTTCAGTTAAAAGTTTTGAAAACTAATGCGGAGTATCTAGTAGATTTACAAGAGCTGGAGCAACTCATCACGCCACACACAAGATTGATTGCCTTTGCCCATATGTCCAATGCTGCTGGTGCACTCCAGCCCGCCAAGGAAATTTGTCAGCTGGCACAGCAACACCATGTATTAACATTGATTAATGCCAATCAAACTGTTGGTTTAACACCGATACATGTTGCAGAGCTTGGCTGTGACTTTTTAGTTGCCTGTGGCCGAAAATGGTTGCGCGGCCCTGAGGGTTCAGGTATTTTATATGTGCGCCAAGCGCTTATCCCAGCACTCACACCTATTATGATTGGCTGGGGTAGTACCCAGTGGGATTATCAAAACGATGAGTATTCTTTTTTAGAAACAGCGAAACGTTTTGAGCCAGGCTGTCCAATCATCCCAAGTATTTTGGGATTGGGAGCAGCGATTGACTATGCCAACGCTATTGGTATTCACTCTATTTATGAAAGAGTACAACAATTAACAAACTATTTAGTAGAACAGCTCTCAACCATCCCAGGTATTGTGTTATATGGTCCACAAAATAGTGCACATCGATTATCCATTACGCCGTTTAATATAGAAGGGATTTCTCCAGATGAGCTAACGAATGAATTAGCAGAACGTGGGGTCATTATTGAGGCTGGCACATTTATGGCCAATACCATTATGGAACGTAATCAGATTAGTCAAATGGCTCGTTTTTCCCCACATTATTTTAATACGTTTGAAGAAATAGACACGGCTGTATCGTTCATGAAGGAAATCAGAGCAAAGGCCCAAGATAGATATTAACTATCTTGAGCCTTGTTTCAAGCTTATTCATGATACAGCTTAAAGCTATACTGATCGAAATAACGTTGAATATTCATCGCTCCATATTGAAGAACATTCACCATTTCAGGTAACTTTTCCTCTGTTGGTTTACGATAAATAGGTCCTGCAATCGTTAAAGAAGCAATTACTTCTTTTTTGCTGTTAAAAAGAGGTACACCAAGCCCAAAAACAGAATGAGCATATTCCCCCGTCGAGAAGCACCAGCCTTGTTGTTGAATTTTTTCTAAATCGGCTATCATTTCTTCGGGGTCAGTAATCGTTTCTGGGGTTAATCTTTTCATACCATGCTCCATAATCTCCTTCTTCCGATCCTCAGGTAGATAGGCCATGATGACTTTACAAGAAGCCCCAATATGTAGTGGTGTTCGTGTGCCCATTGATACCGAAAACTTAATTGTTTGAGAGCCTTCAGCTATTTCCACGGTGACGCCATCTTTGCCATCTAGCCAAGTTAGAAATACCGACTCTTTAATGGTTTCTGCAAGATTTTTCATAATTGGCAAAACAAAATCAGAAAGATTTAATTTATCTTTCACCATCTGACCATACTCTAAAAAACGAAGCCCTAATTCATATTTTTTTGTCTCAGGATTTTGAATCAGAAATCCATGACTCTCGAATGTAACTAAAATTCGATAAATAATAGAATGACTAATATTCATCTCCTTTGCTAATTCACGCACACCCCATGTAGGATTTTCTTTATTAAAATATTTTAAAACCTCTAATGAGTTATCCAATGTTTTTAATGTCATTTCACACCTCGATTGTCTCTATAATAGAACCGTATCTTGATTATAAAATGAAGCTGGACAATTTTCAATAAATTCAACTATTTTACAATTAGATTTTAAACAAAATATTGAGTTCGGGGGCCCTATCTGTTTAGAGTGATTCTATTCGGGTAAAAGGTGCGCTCTATCCACTAGTTTTCCTGTTCTATCCTTCACATATTGAGTTCTATCCTTCACTTTGAGTATTCTATCCGTTCAAAGCCATTCTATCGGGCAAAAGGTGCGCTCTATCCACTAGTTTTCCTGTTCTATCCTTCACATATTGAGTTCTATCCTTCACTTTGAGTATCCTATCCGTTCAAAGCCATTCTATCGGGCAAAAGGTGCGCTCTATCCACTAGTTTTCCCGTTTTATCCTTCACATATTGAATTCTATCCTTCGGTTTGGATATCCTATCCGTTCAAAGCCATTCTATCAGGCAAAAGGTGCGCTCTATCCACTAGTTTTCCTGTTCTATCCTTCACATATTGAGTTCTATCCTTCACTTTGAGTAATTCTATCCGTTCAAAGCCATTCTATCGGGCAAAAGGTGCGCTCTATCCACTAGTTTTCCCGTTTTATCCTTCACATATTGAGTTCTATCCTTCAGTTTGAGTATCCTATCCGTTCAAAGCCATAGACTTCCACCACCTATGACATTAATATAAATATCCAGCAAAAAATCAACTCACCTCTATAAAATTTCTTAGAGGCGAGTTGATAATTAGCTAGTCATTTTTCTGTTGAATTCCCTGTACTAATTTCTCTTGAATCAGCAAATATTGGGCAATTTCCTTGTCATCTAATACTTCAAAAAGCTGTACAAAGACCTCTTTCCCGATGGATTGAGCCTTCGCCAAAGCTACTTTCCCCTCTTCCGTAATTTGCAAGCGAATGGTGCGACGGTCAGATGGATCATAAAGTCTTTCCGCTAATCCAAGCTTAACCAATTTTTCT
Encoded proteins:
- a CDS encoding M24 family metallopeptidase, which encodes MFQNRREKLVSYMQQQQIDVAILVPGSNMSYFTGLQLKQSERLTLVAITANNQLYFLVPQVELTKVDTECANAIVSYSDEEGPTQAIWQLKKELGASQTLGVEFDTMHVKEQKAIEHLTYNNLCDIGESIRELRMKKEHHEIALMRQAVQIAEESLEATLPTIRAGVSEMEVAAQLEYEMRRRGSEGTPFGTIVASGYRGALPHGRASMKKIETGELIVIDFGAIYKGYVADMTRTVALGEISPTLKTIYSIVKQANETAIEAIKPGMTAHDIDAIARGIIHAAGYGDNFTHRLGHGIGLSAHEEPYIMQHNQLVLKPGMAFTVEPGIYVQDVGGVRIEDNLIVTENGYKNLMTYSKELIIL
- a CDS encoding IclR family transcriptional regulator; this translates as MTLKTLDNSLEVLKYFNKENPTWGVRELAKEMNISHSIIYRILVTFESHGFLIQNPETKKYELGLRFLEYGQMVKDKLNLSDFVLPIMKNLAETIKESVFLTWLDGKDGVTVEIAEGSQTIKFSVSMGTRTPLHIGASCKVIMAYLPEDRKKEIMEHGMKRLTPETITDPEEMIADLEKIQQQGWCFSTGEYAHSVFGLGVPLFNSKKEVIASLTIAGPIYRKPTEEKLPEMVNVLQYGAMNIQRYFDQYSFKLYHE
- a CDS encoding aminotransferase class V-fold PLP-dependent enzyme, whose translation is MLNMMKIQKDMPLLEHYIYLNTAAASAMPQPVVDVMTSYLQKQASIGPYLPSFRQEIYAQVERIREKSALFIGAKKEEIAFVPNGSMAINYIAGGLQWEQGDEVIVLDTEMLSNYVPWLALQQQGVQLKVLKTNAEYLVDLQELEQLITPHTRLIAFAHMSNAAGALQPAKEICQLAQQHHVLTLINANQTVGLTPIHVAELGCDFLVACGRKWLRGPEGSGILYVRQALIPALTPIMIGWGSTQWDYQNDEYSFLETAKRFEPGCPIIPSILGLGAAIDYANAIGIHSIYERVQQLTNYLVEQLSTIPGIVLYGPQNSAHRLSITPFNIEGISPDELTNELAERGVIIEAGTFMANTIMERNQISQMARFSPHYFNTFEEIDTAVSFMKEIRAKAQDRY
- a CDS encoding MarR family winged helix-turn-helix transcriptional regulator; protein product: MKQTNIFKLIHMIEQVNNANIIRFTKAFPYPLGISPILVLNELHVKGPQKQAELAETIGYTKGAMTSIAEKLVKLGLAERLYDPSDRRTIRLQITEEGKVALAKAQSIGKEVFVQLFEVLDDKEIAQYLLIQEKLVQGIQQKND
- a CDS encoding LCP family glycopolymer transferase, which translates into the protein MEKNMKRSKEKKSKKKLWLWIVGSLLAIFLIFIGAAYFTIQKTMNKINTPLIQTTDAAQLEEKTVIKKEPFSVLMLGVDERKDDSGRSDTMIVITVNPEKQTMKMLSIPRDTRTEIIGHDTIDKINHAYAFGGVPMAVDTVENFLNIPIDYYVFINMEGFLQIIDTLGGVTINNDMDLTFDEYHFPEGEITLDGNEALIFSRIRYEDPRGDFGRQIRQRQIIEAVMKKASTPSTLLKATDMLNVLGDNVRMNFSVKDLIQLQGLYKKMDADIEQLSFDEGDGQRINHIWYYIPNETELEEIQTDLKNHLQKSK